The following coding sequences lie in one Dunckerocampus dactyliophorus isolate RoL2022-P2 chromosome 4, RoL_Ddac_1.1, whole genome shotgun sequence genomic window:
- the LOC129179926 gene encoding noelin-like, with translation MESEENLLHSFLLLLLLATSFTLVGPAAPRDPDRDQHQWHVFSSAQDSAGRCMCTVVTPQHSVCSKDTRSKQVRHLLEKVQNMSQSIEVLDQRTRRDLHMVEKMEAELKGLENKFKEVEAGHESNMARQYQSIKVKMEELRPLIPLLEAYKADALLVRRFKEEAANVTALLGSLQDQLGVLDYQDVHGRVVSLEERLRACMQRLACGKLTRIAEPVTIKTSGSRFGSWMTDPLAPAGDNSVWYMDGYHNNRFVREYKSMQDFMTTDNFTSHRLPHPWSGTGQVVYNGSLYFNKFQSHTIIKFDLKSSLISRSRQLDFAGYNNMYHYSWGGHSDIDLMVDEGGLWAVYATNQNAGNIVLSQLDPSSLQVLRSWTTNHPKRSAGEAFMICGTLYVTNGYSGATKVYYAFATNSSTYEYIDVPLGNTYGHLSMLDYNPRDRALYAWNNGRQVLYNVTLYHIIQ, from the exons ATGGAGTCTGAAGAGAATCTACTTCATTCGTTTCTACTTCTGCTTCTGCTGGCAACCTCCTTCACTCTG gtgGGTCCAGCGGCCCCCCGGGACCCAGACCGAGACCAGCACCAATGGCACGTGTTCAGTTCTGCTCAGGACTCTGCAGGCCGGTGCATGTGCACGGTGGTGACCCCCCAGCACAGCGTGTGCTCCAAAGACACTCGAAGCAAACAAGTGCGACACCTGCTGGAGAAG GTGCAGAACATGAGCCAGTCCATTGAAGTCCTGGACCAGCGCACGCGGCGAGACCTGCACATGGTGGAAAAGATGGAGGCGGAGCTAAAAGGCTTGGAGAACAAGTTCAAAGAGGTGGAGGCGGGGCATGAGAGCAACATGGCCAGGCAGTACCAG TCCATCAAGGTGAAGATGGAGGAGCTACGTCCTCTCATCCCGCTTCTGGAGGCCTACAAGGCCGACGCGCTGCTGGTGAGACGCTTTAAGGAGGAGGCGGCCAACGTGACGGCGCTGCTGGGTTCGCTGCAGGACCAGCTGGGAGTTCTAGACTACCAGGACGTGCATGGCCGGGTGGTGAGCCTGGAGGAGCGTCTGCGGGCCTGCATGCAGCGGCTAG CTTGTGGGAAGCTAACGAGAATAGCCGAACCCGTCACCATAAAGACCTCCGGATCCAGGTTCGGATCGTGGATGACGGACCCGCTCGCGCCGGCCGGAGACAACAGC GTGTGGTACATGGACGGTTACCATAACAACCGCTTTGTTCGGGAGTACAAGTCCATGCAGGACTTCATGACCACAGACAACTTCACGTCCCACCGCCTGCCTCACCCGTGGTCGGGGACGGGTCAGGTGGTCTACAACGGCTCGCTGTACTTCAACAAGTTTCAGAGTCACACCATCATCAAGTTCGACTTGAAGTCATCGCTCATCAGCCGCTCGCGCCAACTTGACTTCGCCGGCTACAACAATATGTACCACTACTCCTGGGGGGGGCACTCCGACATCGACCTCATGGTGGACGAGGGCGGGCTGTGGGCCGTCTACGCCACCAATCAGAACGCAGGAAACATCGTACTCAGCCAGTTGGACCCAAGCAGTCTTCAGGTGCTCCGCAGTTGGACCACCAACCATCCCAAACGTAGCGCCGGCGAGGCCTTCATGATCTGCGGAACTTTGTATGTCACCAACGGCTACTCGGGCGCCACCAAAGTGTACTATGCCTTCGCCACCAACTCGTCCACCTACGAGTACATCGATGTCCCCCTCGGGAACACCTACGGACATCTGTCCATGCTGGACTACAACCCTCGAGACAGGGCGCTCTACGCCTGGAACAATGGCCGCCAGGTCCTCTACAACGTCACGCTCTACCACATCATACAGTGA
- the LOC129179915 gene encoding formin-binding protein 1-like yields MSCNWGAELWDQFENLEKHTSWGIDFLERYTKFVKERADIEQSYAKQIRSLSKKYLPKRSREDDSRYTWGLAFTATLRQLHELALQREEVADNLSGQVASELSRFTQELKAERKSHFQDGRRAQQHMETSWKQLESTKRRFERDSKEAERAQHMSTRMDMDNNMEAEKRCSFKARQTAQQKQQTAEESKKEYVTSLNQFNQDQHQHYHTMVPVIYQRIQDMEERRIERIADAMRLSAEAEKKSLPLVSRCLDAMMDAADSIQARMDTRQVVEVYKTGFEPPGDVDFEDYRATMRRSISESSYLDNQIEGRRQSKKLWPFLRKNKLLNLLSSPRQPPPPPPTSPSPGGVANSPQSPPPASREPIAQRLNDLMTSGSRTRKQCLRSLKRGLSLKLGSAPADCSHLPAEQRRKKLQSRINDISQEIQREREQRDALIKMREVYERNPQMGEAAALEPRLDEVRRSLQRLEEELRTNQAWLAEVDRRMSEHSSRGQSSRFGSEVSTPGSRSLKQLDGRSPASRESPDGSYTEDQNAEVQFSKSRSSEFNDDFDDEEPLASIGTCKSLYPFQGQNEGTLSMLEGELLSVVEEDKGDGWTRVRRNLEEEGYVPTSYIKVFLDTNAKGFVQTSRLV; encoded by the exons ATGAGCTGCAATTGGGGCGCTGAACTGTGG GATCAGTTTGAAAATTTGGAGAAACACACCAGCTGGGGAATCGACTTCCTGGAAAGATACACCAAATTTGTGAAAGAACGAGCCGACATCGAGCAGAGCTACGCCAAGCAGATCAG GAGCCTGTCCAAGAAGTACCTCCCCAAGAGGAGCAGAGAAGATGACAGCAG GTACACGTGGGGTCTGGCGTTCACCGCCACTCTTCGCCAACTCCATGAGCTGGCGTTGCAGCGAGAGGAAGTGGCGGACAACCTGAGCGGTCAGGTGGCGTCGGAGCTGAGCAGATTCACTCAGGAGCTGAAGGCCGAGAGGAAGTCT CATTTTCAAGATGGCCGCCGTGCGCAGCAGCACATGGAGACTTCCTGGAAGCAGCTGGAGTCT ACGAAACGGCGCTTTGAGCGGGACAGTAAGGAGGCAGAGCGGGCACAGCACATGTCCACCAGAATGGACATGGACAACAATATGGAAGCTGAGAAG CGCTGCTCCTTTAAG GCTCGTCAGACGgctcaacaaaaacaacaaactgccGAAGAGTCCAAGAAGGAATATGTCACCAGTTTAAACCAGTTTAACCAGGACCAGCACCAACATTACCACACAATGGTGCCCGTTATATACCAG CGGATCCAGGACATGGAGGAGCGTCGGATCGAGCGAATCGCCGATGCGATGCGTTTGTCAGCAGAGGCAGAAAAGAAGTCACTTCCTCTTGTGAGTCGCTGTTTGGACGCCATGATGGACGCCGCAGACAGCATCCAGGCCAGGATG GACACGCGTCAGGTGGTGGAGGTGTATAAAACGGGCTTTGAGCCTCCAGGCGACGTAGACTTTGAGGACTACAGGGCCACCATGAGGCGGAGCATCTCAGAATCCAGTTACCTCGACAACCAAATTGAGGGGCGGAGACAAAGCAAGAAGTTGTGGCCTTTCCTCCGCAAAAACAAG CTGCTGAATCTCCTGTCGTCGCCTCGGcagcccccgcctccaccacCCACCTCTCCTTCTCCCGGGGGCGTGGCCAACAGCCCCCAGTCGCCACCCCCAGCTTCCAGAGAGCCCATCGCACAGCGACTTAACGACCTCATGACCTCGGGCTCCCGAACCAGGAAGCAGTGCCTGCGCAGCCTGAAGCGAGGg CTGTCACTCAAACTG GGCTCCGCCCCTGCCGACTGCAGCCATCTTCCTGCGGAGCAGCGACGAAAGAAACTTCAGAGTCGAATCAATGACATCAGCCAGGAGATCCAACGAGAGCGCGAGCAGAG GGACGCTCTGATCAAGATGAGGGAGGTGTATGAACGAAACCCTCAGATGGGCGAGGCTGCCGCTCTGGAACCTCGTTTGGACGAAGTGAGGCGGAGCCTTCAGCGACTGGAGGAGGAGCTCAGGACCAACCAG gcgtGGCTGGCCGAGGTGGACCGCAGGATGTCAGAGCACAGCAGCAGGGGTCAAAGTTCACGTTTTGGCAGTGAGGTGTCCACACCAGGAAGTCGAAGTCTGAAGCAGCTGGACGGTCGGAGTCCGGCCAGCAGAGAGAG TCCAGACGGCAGCTACACTGAAGACCAGAACGCGGAAGTCCAGTTCTCCAAGTCACGAAGTTCTGAGTTTAATGACGACTTTGATGATGAAGAACCGTTGGCGAGCATCGGCACCTGCAAGTCGCTCTACCCGTTCCAAG GTCAGAACGAAGGCACTCTGTCCATGTTGGAGGGGGAGCTACTTTCTGTGGTGGAAGAGGACAAAGGTGACGGCTGGACCAGAGTTCGCAGGAACTTGGAAGAGGAAGGATATGTTCCCACCTCCTACATCAAAGTCTTCCTGGACACCAACGCCAAAG gcTTTGTGCAGACTAGTCGACTCGTGTAA
- the med27 gene encoding mediator of RNA polymerase II transcription subunit 27, with product MADVVSVGVNLDAFSHAISGIQALRSSVSRVFESLKDGMKNRDTLEGREKQFIAEFQDNLQAVNRDLNELERLSGLVGRPSESHPLHNSGLLSLDPVQDKTPLYSQLLQAYKWSNKLQYHAGLASSLLNQQSLKRSANQMGASAKRRPKVQPSTLVLPPQYVDDVISRIGRMFPDMTIELFRPNGTSAVLLVTLGKVLKAIVVMRSLFIDRTLVRGFNENIYNDDGKLDIWTKSQHQVFQKVTDHATTALLHYQLPQMPDVVVRSFMTWLRSYIKLFQSSCQRCGHFLQDGLPPTWRDFRTLEAFHDTCRM from the exons atggcggatGTGGTCAGTGTTGGAGTCAACCTGGACGCTTTCTCTCACGCTATCAGCGGCATTCAGGCGCTCCGCTCCAGCGTGAGCCGAGTGTTCGAGTCCCTGAAGGATGGCATGAAGAACCGGGACACCTTGGAAGGACGAGAGAAACAATTTATAGCCGAATTCCAGGATAATCTTCAGGCTGTCAACCGAGACCTCAA tGAGTTGGAGCGGCTCAGTGGTCTCGTTGGTCGGCCGTCCGAGTCTCATCCTCTCCACAACAGCGGACTTCTCAGCCTGGATCCCGTCCAGGACAAAACTCCTCTCTACTCTCAACTGCTGCAGGCCTACAAGTGGTCCAACAAG TTGCAGTACCACGCAGGCCTGGCCTCCAGTTTGTTAAACCAGCAGTCACTCAAGCGATCGGCCAATCAGATGGGCGCTTCAGCCAAGAGACGCCCTAAAGTCCAGCCCAGCACTCTGGTTCTTCCCCCTCA gtacGTGGATGATGTCATCTCTCGGATTGGAAGGATGTTTCCTGACATGACCATTGAACTCTTCCGACCTAATGGAACATCTGCAGTGCTgctg gtgACCCTGGGCAAGGTGCTGAAGGCGATCGTGGTGATGCGTTCACTGTTCATTGACAGAACTTTGGTTCGAGGTTTCAACGAGAACATATACAACGATGACGGAAAG CTGGACATCTGGACCAAGTCCCAGCACCAAGTCTTCCAGAAG GTAACGGACCACGCCACCACCGCGCTGCTGCACTACCAGCTGCCTCAGATGCCCGACGTGGTGGTACGCTCCTTCATG ACTTGGCTGAGGAGCTACATCAAACTCTTCCAGTCTTCCTGTCAGCGATGTGGACACTTCCTGCAGGACGGACTTCCACCAACGTGGAGGGACTTTAGGACCCTGGAGGCCTTCCATGACACCTGCCGCATGTGA